From the Exiguobacterium aurantiacum genome, one window contains:
- a CDS encoding prepilin-type N-terminal cleavage/methylation domain-containing protein, whose protein sequence is MTRSEQGFTLVEVLVSIVILSIVSFSLLNIFSQSLKTTNDSLNRTIANQVAQNTLHTLDRRASTLQDELSLSKLVPSGAHCPFCTEINGQTFQVDVNETRSIQLDNTLEIEVSVMTETMTTPVSLKGVISNATLREPFPETAVPESEDAQ, encoded by the coding sequence ATGACCCGTTCCGAGCAAGGTTTCACGCTCGTCGAAGTACTCGTCTCGATCGTCATTCTATCTATCGTCTCCTTTTCCTTATTGAACATTTTTAGTCAAAGTTTGAAAACCACGAACGATAGTTTGAATCGAACCATTGCCAACCAAGTCGCACAAAACACGTTACATACACTTGATCGGCGAGCTTCAACGCTACAAGATGAGTTGTCTCTATCAAAACTTGTCCCGAGTGGAGCCCATTGTCCATTTTGTACGGAGATTAACGGACAGACGTTCCAAGTTGACGTAAACGAAACGCGATCGATTCAACTCGATAACACGCTTGAAATTGAAGTTTCCGTCATGACGGAAACGATGACCACACCTGTAAGTCTGAAAGGAGTGATATCAAATGCCACGTTACGTGAACCGTTCCCCGAGACAGCTGTTCCGGAAAGCGAAGACGCTCAGTAA
- a CDS encoding prepilin-type N-terminal cleavage/methylation domain-containing protein — MPRYVNRSPRQLFRKAKTLSKKSDGFTLVELLVTVVVASILSGAIITAFLSGTLGFRLTNDTSELRSEADYLVSSILSEVNRSEFDAVTMIDDTYQFHRLSEPKISSAGMIYRQAGYESIELNLSDSSYTPSNPNVILEQISIQLLDPVYDARRPRYMTSGLFEIELVLSLAENPDSTRTFKSAIPF, encoded by the coding sequence ATGCCACGTTACGTGAACCGTTCCCCGAGACAGCTGTTCCGGAAAGCGAAGACGCTCAGTAAAAAATCAGATGGTTTTACATTAGTTGAACTGCTTGTGACAGTAGTCGTGGCATCGATTTTGAGCGGAGCAATTATTACGGCTTTTCTATCAGGTACTCTAGGGTTTAGATTGACAAACGATACGAGTGAACTACGAAGTGAAGCCGATTATTTAGTCTCTTCCATCTTATCAGAAGTGAACCGCAGTGAATTCGACGCGGTCACAATGATCGATGACACTTATCAGTTTCATCGACTTTCCGAACCAAAGATTTCATCGGCCGGCATGATTTATCGCCAAGCAGGTTATGAATCGATTGAACTGAACTTATCTGATTCGTCTTATACACCAAGTAATCCAAACGTTATACTCGAGCAAATCTCGATTCAGCTACTTGATCCCGTTTACGACGCGCGTCGTCCGCGCTATATGACCAGTGGGCTCTTTGAGATCGAGCTGGTATTGTCTTTGGCCGAGAACCCTGATTCAACCAGGACGTTTAAAAGTGCTATCCCATTTTAA